GCAACGAGGCCATTATTTTGCCATTGTTGACGAGGTAGATTCTATATTAATCGATGAGGCAAGAACACCACTTATTATCTCAGGCCCAGCCGAAGAATCTACGGATAAATACTATAAAGTTGATAAAATTATCCCTTATCTTCGTAAGGAAACTGATTATCAGGTTGATGAAAAACTTCGCACGGCTAATTTAACTGAAGAAGGGGTAACAAAGGTAGAAAAATTACTTAAGGTAAAAAATCTTTATGAACCGAATAATATAGATTTATCCCACCATGTTGTTCAGGCACTAAAAGCCCATACATTATTCCAGCGAGATGTCGAGTATATGGTTAAAGATGGTGAAGTGGTAATTATAGACGAATTTACTGGTCGGTTGATGCCCGGTCGCAGATACTCAGAAGGACTTCATCAAGCCCTTGAGGCAAAAGAGGCTCTCCGCGTCCGACAGGAAAATCAAACCATGGCTACGATTACCTTCCAAAATTACTTCCGAATGTATGAAAAATTAGCCGGAATGACCGGAACAGCAGATACAGAGGCAGAAGAATTTGATAAGATTTATAAATTAGAAGTAGTCGTCATTCCAACTAATAAATCCCTGATTCGCACCGAGTATCCGGATGTTATTTATAAAACAGAAAAAGCGAAATTCAAAGCCGTTATTCAGGAAATCGTAGAGTTATATAAAGCCGGCAGACCGGTGTTGGTCGGAACTATCTCTGTAGAAAAGTCAGAACGGCTCAGTGCCCTGCTAAAAAAAGAGGCTATCCCTCATCAGGTGCTTAATGCTAAATATCATGAAATGGAGGCACACATAGTTGCCCAGGCCGGACATAAAAAAGCAGTGACTATTGCCACAAATATGGCTGGTAGAGGAACAGATATTGTTCTTGGCGGTAATCCGCCAGACCCAAAAGAACACGATGAAGTCGTCAAATCAGGCGGGTTACATATTCTGGGCACTGAGCGGCATGAATCAAGAAGAATTGATAACCAACTTCGGGGTCGGGCTGGAAGACAGGGAGACCCGGGCTCATCTAAATTTTATCTTTCATTAGAAGATGATTTGATGCGAATATTTGGTTCTGAGAAAATTCAAGGGATTATGGAAACTCTGGGGTTAGGAGAAGACGATGTGATTGAACATCCCTGGATTACTACCGCAATTGAACGAGCCCAAAAACAGGTCGAAGGTCATAATTTCGACATCCGAAAAAGATTATTAGAATTCGATGATGTCATGAATCAGCAAAGAACCATTATTTATCAAGAAAGGGATAGAATTTTAAAAGAAGAAAGTATCTCAGAACATATCCATGAAATAATTGATGAAGTTATGGAGGACACCATTTATTCTTACGCTAATGAAAAAGACCATCCCAGTGATTGGAATAAAGAGGGTTTAATGAATGGATTATATCAAGTTTTTGGGATAATAATGGACTTAAGTAATGTGCAAAACTTTGATGACCTGAAAGAAATGGTAACTTCCACAATTAAAGAGGTCTATAAAGAAAGAGAGGATTTAATCGGAAAAGAACAGATGGACCAACTTCAACGAAGCATTATGCTTCATGTGCTTGATGCCCATTGGAAAGATCATCTCCATAATATGGACTATCTTCGCGAAGGGATTAATTTACGCGCCTATGGACAAAAAGACCCATTAGTTGAATATCGGCATGAAAGCTATCGAATGTTTGACGCATTAATTGTCAAGGTTAAAGAGGAGGCAGTCGGATACCTCTTTAAAGTTCAAATAGTGGCAAACCCTGTCCTCCAGCAAAGACCTGTTCAAATGGTAGAAAGAAGAGAAACCAGCCCGGCAAAACATCCCCAAAAGCAAAAAGAAATACCAATAATAGAAGAAAAACATAAACTGGGCAGAAATGACCCCTGTCCTTGTGGCAGTGGCAAGAAATACAAAAAATGCTGTCTGGAAAAGGCAACTGTTTAAATGTCCGTGTAAATAAGGGAAAATGAAAACTGATTTAAGAAAGGCAATCTTAGCCAAAAGAGATTTGTTAACTATCCAGGAGATAACCGCAAAAAGTTTTAAGATAAAAGAAAGGCTTTTTGATTTAGCAGAATTTAAAGAGTCAGCCTTTGTCTGTTTTTATGTCTCTTTTAGAAGTGAAGTCCAGACACATCAGATGATTAAAGAGACATTAATGCTGAATAAAAAAGTTGCGGTCCCAATCGTCGA
This genomic interval from bacterium contains the following:
- the secA gene encoding preprotein translocase subunit SecA, which translates into the protein MFGSLLKKIFGTKKERDFRRLMPLAEEITALEPEISQLSDAQLQAKTDEFKKRLAEGETLEDILFEAFAVVREVGKRTINMRHFDVQLIGGIVLHEGKIAEMKTGEGKTLVATLPAYLNALTGKGVHIVTVNDYLAKRDREWMGPIYEFLGLTVGVIQHDLNFRERQQAYSCDITYGTNNEFGFDYLRDNMVGHKDLKVQRGHYFAIVDEVDSILIDEARTPLIISGPAEESTDKYYKVDKIIPYLRKETDYQVDEKLRTANLTEEGVTKVEKLLKVKNLYEPNNIDLSHHVVQALKAHTLFQRDVEYMVKDGEVVIIDEFTGRLMPGRRYSEGLHQALEAKEALRVRQENQTMATITFQNYFRMYEKLAGMTGTADTEAEEFDKIYKLEVVVIPTNKSLIRTEYPDVIYKTEKAKFKAVIQEIVELYKAGRPVLVGTISVEKSERLSALLKKEAIPHQVLNAKYHEMEAHIVAQAGHKKAVTIATNMAGRGTDIVLGGNPPDPKEHDEVVKSGGLHILGTERHESRRIDNQLRGRAGRQGDPGSSKFYLSLEDDLMRIFGSEKIQGIMETLGLGEDDVIEHPWITTAIERAQKQVEGHNFDIRKRLLEFDDVMNQQRTIIYQERDRILKEESISEHIHEIIDEVMEDTIYSYANEKDHPSDWNKEGLMNGLYQVFGIIMDLSNVQNFDDLKEMVTSTIKEVYKEREDLIGKEQMDQLQRSIMLHVLDAHWKDHLHNMDYLREGINLRAYGQKDPLVEYRHESYRMFDALIVKVKEEAVGYLFKVQIVANPVLQQRPVQMVERRETSPAKHPQKQKEIPIIEEKHKLGRNDPCPCGSGKKYKKCCLEKATV